A region of Gemmatimonadota bacterium DNA encodes the following proteins:
- a CDS encoding Clp protease N-terminal domain-containing protein — protein sequence MTQSFQINAPLLEGADREARSLGHRQVGPEHLFLAIASNPDPLARTFLDQNGLESSSLRQSVTDLIGPPPAPPAPSDVSLTIGVRALIAIASAIREAKSSGHGAEVYSQADLLNALFSDEVATPALVGAMLERVGLSPASARAQLAVLSRSAT from the coding sequence ATGACCCAGTCCTTTCAGATCAACGCACCGCTGTTGGAAGGGGCCGACCGGGAGGCCCGGAGTCTTGGGCACCGCCAGGTTGGCCCCGAGCACTTGTTCCTCGCCATCGCGAGCAATCCCGATCCCCTCGCGCGGACCTTCCTCGATCAGAATGGCCTAGAGTCGAGCTCTCTCCGCCAGTCAGTGACCGATCTCATCGGGCCTCCGCCGGCGCCGCCTGCACCGAGCGACGTTTCGCTCACGATTGGCGTACGCGCGCTTATCGCGATCGCGTCGGCAATTCGTGAAGCGAAGAGTAGCGGCCATGGGGCCGAGGTGTACTCGCAAGCCGATCTACTCAACGCGCTGTTTAGCGATGAAGTGGCCACACCCGCGTTAGTCGGCGCAATGCTTGAGCGCGTTGGGCTTAGCCCGGCATCGGCCAGGGCGCAGCTC
- a CDS encoding type II toxin-antitoxin system RelE/ParE family toxin, whose protein sequence is MADRNKPLVWLKGEVKTPPFSAAARLEAGLLLRQLQRGDPLSLPHSRPMPSIGRRVHELRVPDADVTWRIVYRLDSDAIVIGEVFAKKSAQTPQLVITTCQKRFKAYDAATRES, encoded by the coding sequence ATGGCCGACCGGAACAAGCCGCTCGTCTGGCTCAAGGGCGAGGTCAAAACACCACCCTTCTCGGCGGCCGCCCGGCTTGAGGCGGGGCTCCTGCTGCGCCAGCTCCAGCGCGGAGATCCCCTCTCGCTGCCGCATTCCCGCCCGATGCCCTCGATTGGCCGTCGGGTGCACGAGCTGCGGGTGCCGGATGCCGATGTGACCTGGCGGATTGTGTACCGCCTCGATTCGGACGCGATTGTGATCGGGGAGGTCTTCGCGAAGAAGTCAGCGCAGACGCCCCAGTTGGTGATCACCACCTGCCAGAAACGGTTCAAGGCGTACGACGCCGCCACCCGGGAGTCCTGA
- a CDS encoding helix-turn-helix domain-containing protein translates to MKTTKREKLKAAGWEVGSTADFLGLSPEEAALVEMRLALSQTLRTWRNKKRLTQGDLAKVLRSSQSRVAKMEAADPTVSLDLLMRSLLHLGATTKDIAKAIA, encoded by the coding sequence ATGAAGACCACGAAGCGCGAGAAGCTGAAGGCCGCCGGGTGGGAGGTTGGCTCGACGGCGGACTTCCTCGGACTGAGTCCCGAAGAGGCCGCCCTGGTGGAGATGCGCCTCGCACTCAGCCAGACGTTGCGCACGTGGCGGAACAAGAAGCGGCTGACGCAGGGCGACTTGGCCAAGGTCCTCCGCTCGAGCCAATCGCGGGTCGCCAAGATGGAAGCCGCCGATCCCACGGTGTCCCTCGACCTCCTCATGCGGTCGCTGCTGCACCTGGGCGCCACGACGAAGGACATCGCCAAGGCGATCGCATAG